From a single Stigmatopora argus isolate UIUO_Sarg chromosome 4, RoL_Sarg_1.0, whole genome shotgun sequence genomic region:
- the eva1ba gene encoding eva-1 homolog Ba, translating into MDVKKKEMDLLSNSIAAYAHIKANPESFGLYFVLGVCFGLVLTLCLLLIRISCKPRTRPSTGAASSTPEKKTQRDDEDRDSDDEEEDDDGADLETPVHLLAAADAAAVTTEIPAGNHSNHSDGTLNVFTSAEELERAQRLEERERIIREIWRNGQPDILGSGTGTIGRVHYY; encoded by the exons ATGGATGTGAAAAAGAAGGAAATGGATCTTCTGAGCAACAGCATAGCTGCTTACGCACACATTAAGG ccAACCCAGAGAGCTTCGGCCTGTACTTTGTGCTAGGCGTTTGCTTCGGACTGGTCCTGACGCTTTGCTTGCTGCTCATCCGCATCTCCTGCAAACCTCGAACCCGACCCTCCACCGGGGCCGCCTCGTCCACCCccgagaaaaaaacacagaggGACGATGAGGACCGGGACAGCGACGACGAGGAAGAGGACGACGACGGGGCGGACCTGGAAACACCCGTGCATctcctcgccgccgccgacgccgcCGCGGTCACCACGGAGATCCCGGCGGGGAACCACAGCAACCACTCGGACGGGACGCTGAACGTGTTCACGTCAGCCGAGGAGCTGGAGAGGGCGCAACGACTGGAGGAGCGGGAGCGAATCATACGGGAGATCTGGAGGAACGGACAACCGGACATCCTGGGGTCGGGAACCGGGACCATTGGAAGGGTGCATTACTACTAA
- the stk40 gene encoding serine/threonine-protein kinase 40: MSKRRASERGAGETSGRAGKLQCPGISGSNAKRAGPFILGSRLGNSPVPSIAQCLARKDGTDDFYQLKILTLEERVESAGETQEERQGKMLLHTEYSLLSLLHNQDGVVHHHGLFQDRAYVLADDPEAAEVRKMKKRICLVLDCLCAHDFSDKTADLINLQHYVIKEKRLGEREAIIIFYDVVRVVEALHKKNIVHRDLKLGNMVLNKRTHRITITNFCLGKHLVSEDDLLKDQRGSPAYISPDVLSGRPYRGKPSDMWALGVVLFTMLYGQFPFYNSIPQELFRKIKAAEYAIPEDGRVSENTVCLIRKLLVLDPQQRLTASEVLESLGDIIASWQSVSSLSGPLQVVPDIDDQVNHPEHLQEAKVTEESSQYEFENYMRQQLLLAEEKNPFHEANPFHGAQRFLKRHFNSLPPVRRLGHDAQPVSPLDAAILALRFLRK, from the exons ATGTCCAAGCGGCGTGCGTCGGAGAGAGGGGCCGGAGAGACATCGGGCAGAGCCGGCAAGCTGCAGTGTCCCGGGATATCTGGCAGCAACGCCAAACGAGCCGGGCCCTTCATCCTGG gGTCTCGTCTGGGCAACTCACCCGTGCCCAGCATAGCGCAGTGTCTGGCCAGGAAAGATGGCACCGACGATTTCTACCAGCTCAAA ATCTTGACGCTAGAGGAGCGAGTGGAGTCTGCCGGCGAGACGCAGGAGGAACGGCAAGGGAAGATGCTGCTGCACACAGAGTATTCTCTGCTGTCTCTATTGCACAACCAGGATGGAGTGGTCCACCATCACGGCCTTTTCCAG GACCGAGCTTACGTGCTCGCGGACGACCCGGAAGCCGCGGAGGTGCGCAAGATGAAGAAGCGCATCTGCCTGGTTCTGGACTGCCTCTGCGCGCACGACTTTAGCGACAAGACGGCCGACCTCATCAACTTGCAGCACTACGTCATTAAGGAAAAGCGCCTGGGCGAGCGCGAGGCCATCATTATCTTCTACGATGTCGTGCGCGTAGTCGAAGCCCTACACAAG AAGAACATTGTGCACAGAGACCTCAAACTGGGAAACATGGTGCTGAACAAACG GACGCACCGAATCACCATCACCAACTTCTGCTTAGGAAAACACCTGGTGAGCGAGGATGACCTCCTCAAAGACCAACGAGGAAGCCCCGCCTACATTAGTCCCGACGTGCTAAGCG GTCGCCCATACCGTGGCAAGCCAAGCGACATGTGGGCTCTGGGCGTGGTGCTGTTCACCATGCTGTACGGCCAGTTCCCCTTCTACAACAGCATACCTCAAGAGCTCTTCCGAAAAATCAAGGCCGCCGAATACGCCATCCCAGA GGATGGCCGCGTCTCCGAGAACACGGTGTGTCTCATCCGAAAGCTGCTGGTGCTCGATCCCCAGCAGAGGCTGACGGCCAGCGAGGTGCTGGAGTCGCTCGGTGACATCATCGCGTCTTG GCAGTCTGTTTCGTCGCTAAGCGGTCCACTGCAGGTGGTGCCGGATATCGACGATCAGGTCAACCACCCGGAGCATCTACAAGAG GCCAAAGTGACGGAAGAGTCGTCGCAGTACGAGTTTGAGAACTACATGCGACAGCAGCTCCTGCTGGCCGAGGAGAAGAACCCGTTCCACGAGGCCAACCCGTTCCACGGGGCCCAGCGCTTCCTCAAGCGCCACTTCAACAGCCTTCCTCCCGTACGGCGCCTGGGCCACGACGCCCAACCCGTCAGCCCGCTGGACGCCGCCATCCTGGCGCTGCGCTTCCTCCGCAAGTAG